Proteins encoded within one genomic window of Formosa agariphila KMM 3901:
- a CDS encoding DUF4907 domain-containing protein gives MKNILKLLLGLSVIAVIYIVFSLTKGTDAVHYSTNVYAINTGYGYEVKLGEKVLIKQDHIPAVSEQHTFCNEDDAQNIAELVVLKLKNKENPRVTKAELQAKAITLDCLN, from the coding sequence ATGAAAAATATTTTAAAACTTCTATTAGGTTTGTCAGTAATAGCTGTTATTTACATAGTTTTTTCCTTGACAAAAGGAACTGATGCTGTACATTACAGCACAAATGTTTATGCTATTAACACAGGCTATGGTTATGAGGTTAAGTTGGGTGAAAAAGTTTTAATTAAACAAGATCATATTCCAGCGGTTTCAGAGCAACATACATTTTGTAATGAAGATGATGCGCAAAACATTGCAGAGTTAGTTGTACTTAAACTAAAAAACAAAGAAAACCCTAGAGTTACTAAAGCCGAATTACAAGCTAAAGCAATAACTTTAGACTGTTTAAATTAA
- a CDS encoding Kelch repeat-containing protein — protein MITNSTKVLVLCALALSLFNCSSEDDTDRGNWQERSVFDGVPRSSVVGFVIDNLGYMGTGYDGDDYLTDFWEYNIEGDYWVQKADFPGTERSAASGFTIGGLGYLGLGYDGTDELKDFWEYNPGSNAWTQKADFLGGVRQAAIGFAANNTGYVGTGYDGDNDRKDFYKYNPTTDTWSELVGFGGEKRRFATTFNIGDKVYIGTGVSNGLYKTDFWEFDPLSETFSRLNDLDEEDDYTITRSNAVGFSVDGLGYIVSGYNGSVLGSTWEYSPGTDSWEEITGIEAYSRQDALAFSNDSRAFVLLGRSGSLYLDDNYELFPQDDYDDED, from the coding sequence ATGATTACAAATTCTACAAAAGTATTAGTGTTATGCGCTCTAGCATTAAGTCTGTTTAACTGTTCAAGCGAAGACGATACAGATAGAGGAAACTGGCAAGAACGCTCTGTATTCGATGGTGTGCCAAGAAGTAGTGTAGTTGGTTTTGTTATAGACAATTTAGGCTATATGGGAACTGGTTATGATGGTGATGATTATTTAACCGATTTTTGGGAATATAATATTGAGGGTGACTATTGGGTACAAAAAGCAGATTTTCCTGGAACAGAAAGAAGTGCTGCTTCTGGATTCACTATCGGAGGTTTAGGTTATTTAGGGCTTGGTTATGATGGTACAGATGAATTAAAAGATTTTTGGGAGTATAATCCTGGATCTAATGCATGGACACAAAAAGCAGATTTCTTAGGTGGTGTAAGACAAGCTGCTATAGGTTTTGCAGCGAATAACACCGGTTATGTTGGAACAGGTTATGACGGTGATAACGATAGAAAAGATTTTTATAAATATAACCCAACTACAGATACATGGTCTGAACTTGTAGGTTTTGGTGGAGAAAAACGCCGTTTTGCTACTACATTTAATATTGGTGATAAAGTCTATATAGGTACAGGCGTAAGCAATGGTTTGTATAAGACTGATTTTTGGGAATTTGACCCACTTTCTGAAACCTTCTCTCGTTTAAACGATTTAGATGAAGAAGACGACTATACAATTACTAGATCGAATGCTGTTGGGTTTAGCGTAGATGGATTAGGATATATTGTGTCTGGTTATAATGGCTCTGTTTTAGGAAGTACTTGGGAATATTCTCCTGGAACAGATTCTTGGGAAGAAATTACAGGTATTGAAGCATACTCTAGACAAGATGCATTAGCTTTCTCTAATGATAGTAGAGCGTTTGTATTATTAGGACGTAGTGGAAGTTTATACCTTGACGATAACTATGAGTTGTTTCCCCAAGATGATTATGATGATGAAGATTAA
- a CDS encoding DUF4270 family protein — MNSIFLRALLGACCFFTLLVSCETDTTDVSGEDWINNGTKVFYIDTFTVETSTYKFDSIAVSSTSNYVLGNYVDPVLGQIKASPYFELTPNSYYIDDDAVYDSIALILDYTDYYYNDTISKQKFNVYEVLETLTPTEDYFYNTSNFSTSTTSIGFLEMSPTPIREDSIQFSLDNTYGKQLFDDFQNDIVNNLDDFNQKYYGLKIVPDDSNTAIIGIGTSSILRVYYTIKGENEAEEYYFDFNINTASSFHNITSTFKNEYINGLEEQEDEVSSTLTDNSSYIQAGSGLATRIDVPFIESINTINGTGSLMDAYLNVSIKRKTNTDDLSIRDSLNVYIIDNKSVSLTQLVDYSGSVVYGRQLANEFNEDYITYTISLKYFLDLKLNSTNGDDYFLGITSQGYNSSVDRYILEGEDSEHSDLKANLELTYAIYDDE, encoded by the coding sequence ATGAATTCGATATTTCTTAGAGCGCTTTTAGGAGCGTGTTGTTTTTTTACACTTTTAGTGTCTTGTGAAACCGATACAACCGATGTTTCTGGCGAGGATTGGATAAATAATGGTACTAAAGTATTTTATATAGACACCTTTACTGTTGAAACGTCTACCTATAAATTTGACTCGATTGCAGTGTCTAGTACTAGTAATTATGTATTGGGGAATTATGTAGATCCTGTGTTAGGACAAATAAAAGCAAGTCCTTATTTTGAATTAACTCCTAACAGTTATTATATAGACGACGATGCGGTTTACGACTCTATAGCTTTAATATTAGATTACACCGACTACTATTATAATGATACAATTTCGAAACAAAAATTTAATGTTTACGAAGTTCTAGAAACGCTTACACCAACAGAAGATTACTTTTATAACACTTCTAATTTTTCTACAAGTACAACGTCTATAGGCTTTTTAGAAATGAGTCCGACACCTATAAGAGAAGATTCTATTCAATTCTCTCTAGATAATACTTATGGGAAACAACTTTTTGACGATTTTCAGAATGATATCGTTAATAATTTAGACGATTTTAATCAGAAATACTACGGTCTTAAAATAGTGCCAGACGATTCTAACACAGCGATAATTGGTATTGGAACGTCTTCTATATTACGCGTGTATTACACTATTAAAGGTGAAAATGAAGCTGAAGAATATTATTTTGATTTCAACATTAATACAGCTAGCAGTTTTCATAACATCACTTCAACATTTAAAAATGAATATATAAATGGCCTTGAAGAACAAGAAGATGAAGTGTCTAGTACACTTACCGATAATAGCAGTTACATTCAGGCAGGAAGCGGATTGGCAACACGAATAGATGTGCCATTTATAGAAAGTATTAATACCATAAATGGCACAGGTTCTTTAATGGATGCTTATTTAAATGTGTCTATTAAACGAAAAACAAATACAGATGACTTATCAATTCGCGATTCCCTTAACGTTTACATTATAGATAATAAGTCTGTTTCGCTTACACAATTAGTAGATTATAGTGGTAGTGTGGTTTATGGAAGACAATTAGCCAATGAATTTAACGAGGACTATATTACCTACACCATTTCATTAAAATATTTTTTAGACTTGAAATTAAACTCCACTAATGGAGACGATTACTTCCTTGGTATTACTAGTCAAGGTTACAATTCGTCTGTGGATCGCTACATCTTAGAAGGTGAAGATTCAGAACACTCCGATTTAAAAGCAAATTTAGAATTAACCTATGCCATATACGATGATGAATAA
- a CDS encoding cold-shock protein, with the protein MAKSQQTYNKIEKEKARQKKREEKLKKKEARKAESKDSQGIQFAYVDQYGNLTDTPPDPADKIKVEAEDIVIGIPKKDDSDIEEVDPIRKGKVSFFDSSKGFGFIIDAENSEKYFCHVSGLIDTIIENDKVQFELERGMKGMNAVRVKKI; encoded by the coding sequence ATGGCTAAGTCTCAACAGACGTACAATAAAATCGAAAAAGAAAAAGCACGACAAAAAAAGCGTGAAGAAAAGTTAAAGAAAAAAGAAGCGCGTAAAGCTGAATCTAAAGACAGTCAAGGTATTCAATTTGCCTATGTAGATCAATACGGAAACTTAACAGATACTCCACCAGATCCAGCAGATAAAATTAAAGTAGAAGCAGAAGATATTGTTATCGGAATTCCTAAGAAAGATGATAGTGATATTGAAGAAGTAGATCCAATCCGTAAAGGTAAAGTATCATTTTTTGATAGCTCTAAAGGATTTGGTTTTATTATCGATGCTGAAAATTCAGAAAAATACTTCTGTCACGTTAGTGGATTAATTGATACTATTATTGAAAACGATAAAGTTCAATTTGAATTAGAACGTGGTATGAAAGGAATGAATGCGGTTCGAGTTAAGAAAATCTAA
- a CDS encoding S9 family peptidase, whose amino-acid sequence MKLSISLLFMLLIIGCKTDQKRIDKDTLEPPIAKTEPKTLSIHGDTRIDDYFWMRLSDEQKNAEQPDAQTQDVINYLNDENAYLKAVMQHTDSLQTVLYDEITGRIKKNDESVPVTKNGYSYYSKYKAGNDYLLYYRSKLDSEEEELVLNGPELAEGLAYFSIGNQEVSNDNNILAYTVDTISRRQYTIFFKDLESGNRLSDVLENTAGDVVWANDNKTVFYSTKDSETLRSNKIFKHVLGTPQSEDVLVFEEQDDTYRCFVMKSKSEAYIFIGSFQTISTEFQFIDANNPDSEWKIIQSREANLEYTVDHYANHFYIRTNKDNATNFKLVETPINATEKEHWVDVIPHREDVLFESFDLFKNYLVLTERQNGLRTIRVRQWNGSEHYLKFNDPTYLVYPTSNLDFDTDILRYNYSSLTTPISTLEYNMKTKDKVLLKQEEIIDSNFSPELYTSERSFATAKDGTKVPISLVYKKGVSKSGDNPLLLYGYGSYGSIIDASFNSSMLSLLNRGFIFAIAHIRGGEDMGRQWYEDGKLLNKKNTFTDFIDCAEHLIAAKYTSPEHLYAMGGSAGGLLMGAVVNMRPELWQGVIAAVPFVDIVSTMLDESIPLTTFEFDEWGNPKETIYYDYMKSYSPYDNVEAKAYPNMLITTGFWDSQVQYWEPAKWIAKLRATKTDDNLLIMDCNMDVGHGGASGRFERYKIKALEYAFLLDLEN is encoded by the coding sequence ATGAAGTTATCTATTTCTTTACTATTCATGCTATTGATAATAGGATGTAAAACTGATCAAAAACGTATTGATAAAGACACATTAGAGCCACCAATAGCCAAAACTGAACCTAAAACATTATCCATTCATGGCGATACACGAATTGATGATTATTTTTGGATGCGTTTATCGGATGAGCAAAAAAATGCAGAACAACCAGATGCACAAACACAAGACGTTATAAACTATTTAAACGATGAAAATGCTTACTTAAAAGCGGTTATGCAACACACAGATTCTCTTCAAACGGTTTTATATGACGAGATTACTGGACGAATTAAAAAAAATGACGAATCAGTTCCTGTTACCAAGAATGGGTATTCCTATTATTCTAAATATAAAGCAGGCAATGATTATTTATTGTATTACCGATCGAAATTAGATAGTGAAGAGGAAGAACTTGTATTAAATGGACCAGAACTTGCAGAAGGTTTGGCTTATTTTAGTATAGGAAATCAAGAAGTAAGTAACGATAATAACATATTAGCCTACACAGTCGATACCATTTCTAGAAGACAATACACTATTTTTTTTAAAGATTTAGAAAGTGGAAATCGTTTAAGTGATGTTTTAGAAAATACTGCCGGTGATGTGGTTTGGGCAAACGACAATAAAACCGTTTTTTATTCAACTAAAGATTCAGAAACATTAAGAAGCAATAAAATCTTTAAACATGTACTAGGCACGCCACAGTCTGAAGATGTATTGGTATTTGAAGAACAAGACGATACTTATAGATGTTTTGTAATGAAGTCAAAATCTGAGGCTTATATATTTATAGGGAGCTTTCAAACCATTTCAACAGAATTTCAGTTTATTGATGCTAATAACCCCGATAGCGAATGGAAAATTATTCAATCCAGAGAAGCTAATTTAGAATACACTGTAGATCATTATGCCAATCACTTTTACATTAGAACAAATAAAGACAATGCAACAAATTTTAAACTTGTAGAAACACCAATTAATGCCACCGAAAAAGAACATTGGGTAGATGTTATACCACACCGTGAAGACGTACTTTTTGAATCGTTCGATTTATTTAAAAACTATTTAGTACTCACGGAGCGTCAAAACGGACTGAGAACAATAAGAGTTAGACAATGGAATGGGAGCGAACATTACTTAAAATTTAACGATCCCACATATTTAGTATACCCCACTTCTAATCTCGATTTCGATACCGATATTTTGAGGTATAATTATTCTTCTTTAACGACTCCTATAAGTACTTTAGAATATAATATGAAAACTAAAGATAAAGTACTCCTTAAACAAGAAGAAATTATAGACTCTAATTTTAGCCCTGAACTTTACACTTCCGAACGCTCGTTTGCAACTGCAAAAGATGGTACAAAAGTGCCTATATCTTTAGTTTATAAAAAAGGTGTTTCAAAATCTGGAGATAATCCGTTATTACTTTACGGATACGGCTCTTACGGATCTATAATAGATGCAAGTTTTAATTCGAGTATGCTTAGCCTTTTAAATCGTGGATTTATTTTTGCTATAGCTCATATTCGTGGAGGTGAAGACATGGGACGACAGTGGTATGAAGATGGAAAATTACTTAATAAGAAGAACACATTTACAGATTTTATAGACTGTGCAGAGCATTTAATAGCTGCCAAATATACTTCGCCAGAACATTTATATGCTATGGGTGGAAGTGCTGGCGGATTGCTTATGGGAGCAGTTGTTAATATGCGGCCAGAATTATGGCAGGGTGTAATTGCTGCAGTACCTTTTGTAGATATTGTATCTACTATGCTAGATGAATCTATTCCTTTAACAACATTCGAGTTTGATGAATGGGGAAACCCTAAAGAAACTATATATTACGATTATATGAAATCCTATTCTCCATACGATAATGTAGAAGCTAAAGCCTATCCAAATATGTTAATCACTACAGGATTTTGGGATAGCCAAGTGCAGTATTGGGAGCCAGCAAAGTGGATTGCAAAATTACGAGCAACTAAAACAGACGATAACTTATTAATTATGGACTGTAATATGGATGTTGGACATGGTGGCGCTTCTGGACGTTTTGAACGCTATAAAATAAAAGCCTTAGAGTATGCGTTTTTACTCGATTTAGAAAATTAA
- a CDS encoding isopenicillin N synthase family dioxygenase, whose amino-acid sequence MNSIPSVNLKDFLSDDVSKKQQFVDQIGKAYEEIGFVALKGHFLDEQLVSDLYSQIKDFFEMPNEVKDKYEIEGIGGQRGYTSFGKEHAKGKKEGDLKEFWHFGQYVEDDAKLEAEYPKNVEVSELPKFNTTGKETYKMLEKTAKYVLRALALYLDLEETYFDKFIKNGNSILRPIHYPPILSEPKAAVRAAAHGDINLITLLMGAQGRGLQVQNNQGEWIDAIAQPDELMINVGDMLSRHTNNKLKSTIHRVINPPQELWGTSRYSIPFFMHPISEMKLDVLENCIDEEHPKQFEDITAGEFLHERLVELGLIKK is encoded by the coding sequence ATGAATAGCATACCTAGTGTAAATTTAAAAGATTTTTTATCTGACGATGTTAGTAAAAAACAACAATTTGTAGACCAAATTGGTAAAGCTTATGAAGAGATTGGATTTGTTGCTTTAAAAGGACATTTTCTAGATGAACAATTAGTTTCCGACTTATATTCTCAAATTAAAGATTTCTTTGAAATGCCTAATGAGGTAAAAGATAAATACGAAATTGAAGGAATTGGCGGACAACGTGGGTATACATCATTTGGTAAAGAACATGCCAAAGGTAAAAAAGAAGGCGATTTAAAAGAGTTTTGGCATTTTGGACAATATGTAGAAGATGATGCTAAGCTAGAAGCAGAATACCCTAAAAATGTAGAAGTTTCCGAACTACCAAAATTTAACACTACAGGAAAAGAAACGTATAAAATGCTTGAAAAAACAGCAAAATACGTCCTTCGTGCTTTGGCTTTATATTTAGATTTAGAAGAAACTTATTTCGACAAATTTATAAAGAATGGAAATTCAATTTTAAGACCTATTCACTACCCGCCTATTTTATCTGAACCTAAAGCAGCTGTGCGTGCAGCAGCTCACGGCGATATAAATTTAATTACATTATTAATGGGAGCTCAAGGTCGCGGATTACAAGTCCAGAATAATCAAGGTGAATGGATTGATGCTATTGCACAACCCGACGAACTTATGATTAATGTTGGAGATATGTTATCAAGACACACCAATAATAAGCTGAAATCTACCATACATCGTGTAATAAATCCGCCTCAAGAATTATGGGGTACTTCTAGATATTCAATTCCGTTTTTCATGCACCCAATTAGCGAAATGAAATTAGATGTTTTAGAAAACTGTATAGATGAAGAACATCCAAAACAATTTGAAGATATTACAGCTGGAGAATTTTTACATGAGCGTTTAGTAGAATTAGGTTTAATTAAAAAATAA
- a CDS encoding translation initiation factor translates to MDLKDQLKNLFPEHEETPEETTAGDSKLWIQDEPILCKYEKRKGKPITILDGYTGATEDFKQLAKDLKKELSVGGSFKDEKIIIQGDYRDKIMAILKEKGFNVKRVGG, encoded by the coding sequence ATGGATTTAAAAGATCAATTAAAAAACCTGTTCCCTGAACATGAAGAAACACCAGAAGAAACTACAGCTGGCGATTCTAAATTATGGATTCAAGACGAGCCTATTTTATGTAAATACGAAAAACGTAAAGGAAAACCAATTACTATTTTAGATGGCTATACCGGCGCTACCGAAGATTTTAAACAACTGGCTAAAGATTTAAAAAAAGAACTTAGTGTTGGTGGAAGTTTTAAAGATGAGAAAATTATCATCCAAGGGGATTACAGAGATAAAATCATGGCAATTTTAAAAGAAAAAGGGTTTAATGTAAAACGTGTTGGGGGCTAA
- a CDS encoding nucleoside phosphorylase, giving the protein MPIKDSELILNPDGSVYHLNLKPEHLAPTVILVGDQDRVSKITKHFDTVEHSIQKREFKTETGTYNGKRISVVSTGIGCDNIDIVLNELDALVNIDFKTRTIKKDITTLNIIRIGTSGSLQKEIPVDSFAISTDGLDFSGMLHFYNIEAFRSFPFEDAFVVHTQWNANKALPVLISNNKTLEKVFSSDQTKLGVTATASGFYGPQGRVLRLSTQDPDLNDKIHTFNFEGKKIVNFEMETAAIYGLSALLGHNALSLNAIIANRATGEFSNNPGKLVEDLITYALGKILKL; this is encoded by the coding sequence ATGCCGATTAAAGACTCCGAATTAATTTTAAATCCAGATGGAAGTGTTTACCATTTAAATTTAAAACCAGAACATCTTGCACCAACAGTTATACTTGTTGGAGATCAAGACCGTGTAAGTAAAATAACCAAACATTTTGATACGGTTGAACATTCTATTCAAAAAAGAGAGTTTAAAACTGAAACTGGAACTTATAATGGCAAGCGTATAAGTGTTGTGTCTACAGGAATTGGTTGCGATAATATAGACATTGTTTTAAACGAATTAGACGCTCTTGTAAATATCGATTTTAAAACGCGAACCATTAAAAAAGATATTACCACTTTAAATATTATTCGTATTGGTACATCCGGTTCACTTCAAAAAGAAATCCCTGTAGATTCTTTTGCTATAAGTACAGATGGATTAGATTTTTCTGGAATGCTTCACTTTTATAATATAGAAGCTTTTAGAAGTTTCCCTTTTGAAGATGCTTTCGTGGTGCATACCCAATGGAATGCTAATAAAGCGTTACCTGTCTTAATATCCAATAATAAAACATTAGAAAAAGTGTTTTCTTCAGACCAAACTAAACTTGGTGTTACGGCTACAGCAAGTGGATTTTACGGTCCTCAAGGACGTGTTTTACGACTTTCAACTCAAGACCCAGATTTAAACGATAAAATTCACACCTTTAATTTTGAAGGCAAAAAAATTGTGAATTTTGAAATGGAAACAGCAGCCATATATGGTTTATCTGCATTATTAGGTCATAATGCACTATCGCTTAATGCCATAATTGCTAACCGCGCTACTGGAGAATTTAGTAATAATCCAGGTAAATTGGTAGAAGATTTAATCACCTATGCTTTAGGTAAAATTTTAAAATTATAA
- a CDS encoding uracil-DNA glycosylase, with translation MIKNINSDWSSFLESEFNKPYFKGLWNYVESEYETNTCYPPEQDIFNAFNTCEFKNLKVVILGQDPYHGPGQANGLSFSVADGVPHPPSLKNIFKEIETDLGIDYPTSGNLERWAKQGVLLLNATLTVRAHEAGSHQKKGWEQFTDNVISQISLNTKGIVFLLWGGYAKKKSKIIDTDKHFILISGHPSPLSANRGYWFSNKHFSETNSLLQRNKTVEIAW, from the coding sequence ATGATAAAAAATATAAATTCGGATTGGTCCTCGTTTTTAGAATCAGAATTTAATAAACCTTACTTTAAAGGGTTATGGAATTATGTGGAATCTGAATACGAAACAAATACATGTTATCCGCCAGAACAAGACATTTTTAATGCGTTTAATACTTGTGAATTCAAAAATTTAAAAGTTGTTATTTTGGGTCAGGATCCTTATCATGGGCCAGGGCAAGCGAATGGATTGAGCTTTTCTGTAGCTGATGGTGTACCACATCCTCCATCGCTAAAAAATATATTTAAAGAAATTGAAACCGATTTAGGAATTGATTACCCGACTAGCGGAAATTTAGAACGTTGGGCAAAACAAGGTGTGTTATTGTTGAATGCTACTTTAACTGTTAGAGCTCATGAAGCAGGAAGTCATCAAAAAAAGGGTTGGGAGCAATTCACCGATAATGTAATTTCACAAATCAGTTTGAATACAAAGGGGATTGTGTTTTTATTGTGGGGTGGTTATGCTAAAAAAAAATCGAAAATAATAGATACCGATAAGCATTTTATACTTATTTCTGGGCATCCTTCACCATTAAGTGCAAATCGAGGATATTGGTTTAGTAATAAACATTTTAGTGAAACTAACTCCCTGTTGCAGCGTAATAAGACTGTTGAGATTGCTTGGTAG
- a CDS encoding YfcC family protein — MKAIKFPSAITVLLLIAAVVALLTYIIPAGKYDRLTYNKELDTFSQEKETKTVVLAATQETLDQFNIKIPIEKFKDGDIWKPIGIPNTYHTLKSQPQGITAFIQSPIKGIMEAIDVILFVLIIGGFIGIMNFSGAFEAGISSLAKTLHGREYILIIVITFLIAIGGTTFGLAEETIAFYPILIPVFLAAKYDAMVALASIYIGSCIGTLASTVNPFCTIIASDAAGINWTTGLTTRLIVFFLGLIICLVYIIRYGQKVKLDPSKSIIFEQKQAIESQFPLTNLDSALTLTAKYKFILIVFMMCFVVMIYGVSQLDWWFLEMTTVFLIGAILIGIIARIKETTFVDTFIKGANDLLGVAFIIGIARGVTVLMEDGLISDSLLFYASSLTDGMNKGVFINVMLYIYSGLSFFIPSSSGMAVLTMPIMAPLADGVGIGRDMVVNAYQFGMGIFAFINPTGLILASLAIVKIGFDKWLRFVMPLVGILLIFIMIVLTISVYI, encoded by the coding sequence ATGAAAGCCATTAAATTCCCTAGCGCGATTACCGTTTTACTACTAATTGCTGCAGTTGTTGCTTTATTAACCTATATAATTCCTGCTGGTAAATATGATAGGTTAACATATAATAAAGAATTAGATACGTTCTCTCAAGAAAAAGAAACTAAAACTGTGGTATTAGCAGCAACTCAGGAAACTTTAGATCAATTCAATATTAAAATTCCGATTGAAAAATTTAAGGACGGTGATATCTGGAAACCTATAGGCATCCCAAATACTTATCATACTTTAAAATCTCAACCCCAGGGCATAACCGCTTTTATTCAATCGCCAATAAAAGGAATTATGGAAGCTATCGATGTGATTCTCTTTGTGCTTATTATTGGTGGGTTTATAGGCATTATGAATTTTAGTGGTGCTTTTGAAGCTGGAATTTCTTCGCTTGCCAAGACATTACATGGACGGGAATACATTTTAATTATAGTTATTACTTTTTTAATAGCAATTGGAGGTACAACTTTTGGTTTAGCTGAAGAGACTATTGCCTTCTACCCTATTTTAATTCCAGTATTCTTGGCTGCAAAATACGACGCTATGGTCGCCTTAGCCTCTATTTATATTGGTTCGTGTATTGGAACATTAGCATCTACCGTAAATCCGTTTTGTACTATCATTGCTTCAGATGCTGCAGGAATTAATTGGACTACCGGATTAACAACACGTTTAATTGTGTTTTTTCTAGGTTTAATTATTTGCTTAGTATACATTATTCGTTACGGACAAAAAGTGAAGTTGGATCCATCTAAATCTATTATTTTCGAACAAAAACAAGCTATTGAAAGTCAGTTTCCATTAACTAATTTAGACTCAGCTTTAACTTTAACTGCTAAATATAAATTCATCTTAATTGTTTTTATGATGTGTTTTGTAGTTATGATATATGGTGTTTCGCAATTAGATTGGTGGTTTTTAGAAATGACAACTGTATTTTTAATTGGCGCAATCCTTATTGGTATTATAGCACGAATTAAAGAGACTACTTTTGTAGATACCTTTATAAAAGGTGCAAATGATTTATTGGGTGTTGCTTTTATTATTGGTATTGCTAGAGGGGTTACTGTTTTAATGGAAGATGGATTAATTAGCGACTCTTTATTATTTTATGCCAGTTCGTTAACCGATGGTATGAATAAAGGGGTTTTTATAAATGTGATGCTATATATTTATAGCGGACTTTCATTTTTTATTCCTTCATCTTCTGGAATGGCTGTTTTAACCATGCCCATTATGGCACCATTAGCAGATGGCGTTGGTATTGGTCGAGATATGGTAGTAAATGCGTATCAATTTGGAATGGGTATTTTTGCTTTTATAAATCCTACAGGATTAATTTTAGCTTCTTTAGCCATTGTTAAAATTGGTTTCGATAAGTGGTTACGATTTGTAATGCCTCTGGTGGGGATTTTACTTATTTTCATCATGATTGTATTAACAATTTCAGTTTACATTTAG